The following are from one region of the Polyangiaceae bacterium genome:
- a CDS encoding DUF3025 domain-containing protein, translating into MRSEPSAVGPWAPPPSGWRSEFARLSPAYDQFCPEVLGALARHQVFPPVAAWAAELPRAQPAVSMRFVEQDEKAIKQAGGYDFFIRAERAVPSRPESWHDLFNALVWLHYPQLKLGIHQLQLEDFSRREQPGKRTALGDVATQLDECGVLVLSSDPSLHDDLRELRWRQLFFERRAELLQNMRFLVVGHALLHALIEPYIGLMGRALLIDAPQASLATALSARCFVDEWAPSELPRRVQRTRDLYPLPLLGIPDYVANDSAAFYDGLPEYFRARRAAPMERGERGAVSERGIETEQQGD; encoded by the coding sequence GTGAGATCTGAGCCGTCAGCGGTAGGTCCGTGGGCACCGCCGCCGAGTGGGTGGCGCTCCGAGTTCGCGCGGCTCAGCCCAGCGTACGATCAGTTTTGTCCCGAGGTGCTCGGGGCGCTAGCTCGGCACCAGGTGTTCCCGCCGGTCGCCGCCTGGGCAGCCGAGTTACCGCGCGCACAGCCGGCGGTCTCGATGCGCTTCGTGGAGCAAGACGAGAAGGCGATCAAGCAGGCTGGCGGGTACGACTTCTTCATCCGCGCCGAGCGTGCAGTACCGAGCCGTCCAGAGAGCTGGCATGACCTATTCAACGCACTCGTCTGGCTCCACTACCCACAGCTGAAACTCGGCATCCATCAGCTGCAGCTCGAGGACTTTTCCCGGCGCGAGCAGCCCGGCAAGCGAACGGCGCTTGGGGACGTCGCAACTCAGCTGGATGAGTGTGGGGTGCTCGTGCTCAGCTCTGATCCAAGCCTGCACGACGACCTGCGCGAGTTACGCTGGCGTCAGCTGTTCTTCGAACGTCGCGCGGAATTGCTGCAAAACATGCGCTTTCTGGTGGTTGGGCACGCTCTGTTGCACGCGCTGATTGAGCCATACATCGGGCTCATGGGCCGTGCGCTCTTGATCGACGCGCCTCAAGCCTCGCTCGCAACTGCGCTTTCCGCACGATGCTTCGTGGACGAGTGGGCGCCGAGCGAGCTCCCGCGGCGCGTCCAGCGCACCCGCGATTTGTACCCGCTCCCGTTGCTTGGTATTCCGGACTACGTGGCCAACGACAGCGCCGCCTTCTATGACGGCCTGCCGGAGTATTTTCGAGCGCGGCGGGCGGCGCCGATGGAACGCGGAGAGCGCGGCGCAGTATCAGAGCGCGGCATAGAGACAGAGCAACAAGGCGACTGA
- a CDS encoding sel1 repeat family protein, with amino-acid sequence MMRISESYSSLFLCLGLLGCSAASQPAEAVKPDAPTANEALEEKSTGPTCGNVNKTVEPLVVDWKSGTRTDLEVAMQKGVVVMAYGCDGMKVLESCSLEGSYQFAGVTPKEDMIQIENKAELWANLPLSVGNLEGELQGSATIDLAIALVGRRGSLRTHAAKPELKGECGGATHFVRAAHIGAFAMARGERGKVRAAAELFSVGAGGESETKRSMQNKDGDLQDCRTAKPGASEPPGKCAATVRLMLEPILAEPDPSWANGAPALPTKVENPCPEGWSLTEGKCAPSVQAGAPQLCDEKDEAGCKAQCANGSVESCFRSARFAKTDEERIALYQKACDAGFAPACSRLGFSKLSSDQAGGLALLEKACALGDDYTCWNTGRWYIEGRAVPKDEAKGALMTERGCSLGSPHACASYGSLLIAGVGVKADVERGLAMYQKLCDNGQSYYCHQLGSMYATDRKALADMRLPAPKEVKRDIPKGVRVWEQGCSLGSLWSCTLAADHYRDADGVKKDLTRAKQLYERACDGDKGVQRDACTALGTLYEKGVGGPKDLSKAADYYEKGCPGEQCQRLASNLAAGKEGFAKDEARALKLYEAACRKGAWGGREAPMCFDYGAYLEKADKQKAKDLYLDHCLRMGTAWVGGKKVSAAETRGGHAVLAQSCERLSKLDPANFTSVLKQGCMDTGVLCKELEKRDKKVALEAYKEKCESKKLNCKDVERLK; translated from the coding sequence ATGATGCGTATTTCAGAGTCTTACTCCAGCTTGTTTCTATGTCTTGGACTCCTCGGGTGTAGCGCCGCGAGTCAGCCTGCTGAGGCGGTCAAGCCTGATGCGCCGACCGCCAACGAAGCGCTCGAGGAAAAATCGACCGGCCCCACCTGCGGCAACGTGAATAAGACGGTGGAGCCCCTCGTCGTCGACTGGAAGTCTGGTACCCGCACCGACCTCGAGGTGGCGATGCAGAAGGGCGTCGTCGTGATGGCCTACGGCTGCGACGGCATGAAGGTGCTCGAGAGCTGCAGCCTCGAGGGGTCCTATCAGTTCGCCGGGGTCACGCCCAAAGAGGACATGATCCAGATCGAGAACAAGGCGGAGCTCTGGGCTAACCTGCCTCTTTCCGTGGGGAACCTGGAGGGTGAACTCCAGGGTAGCGCCACCATCGATTTGGCGATCGCCTTGGTGGGGCGCAGAGGTAGCTTACGCACTCACGCCGCCAAGCCAGAACTCAAAGGAGAGTGCGGCGGCGCGACTCACTTCGTCCGTGCAGCCCACATCGGGGCTTTCGCCATGGCTCGAGGCGAGCGAGGCAAGGTACGAGCCGCTGCGGAGCTCTTCTCGGTGGGGGCAGGGGGGGAGAGTGAGACGAAGCGCAGCATGCAGAACAAGGACGGCGACCTCCAGGACTGCCGCACGGCGAAGCCAGGCGCCAGTGAGCCTCCGGGCAAATGCGCCGCGACCGTGCGCCTGATGCTCGAGCCAATCCTCGCGGAACCAGACCCGAGCTGGGCGAACGGCGCTCCGGCGCTCCCCACCAAGGTGGAGAACCCGTGTCCTGAAGGTTGGTCCCTCACCGAGGGCAAATGCGCGCCGAGCGTGCAGGCTGGTGCTCCCCAGCTCTGCGACGAAAAGGACGAAGCCGGCTGCAAGGCCCAGTGTGCCAACGGATCCGTGGAGAGTTGCTTCCGTTCGGCGCGCTTCGCGAAGACGGACGAGGAGCGCATCGCGCTCTATCAAAAGGCCTGCGACGCAGGGTTCGCTCCCGCCTGCAGTCGGCTCGGGTTCTCCAAGTTGAGCAGCGATCAGGCGGGTGGCCTTGCGCTACTGGAGAAGGCCTGTGCCCTCGGGGACGACTACACGTGCTGGAATACCGGGCGCTGGTACATCGAGGGGCGTGCAGTGCCGAAGGACGAAGCCAAGGGCGCGCTGATGACCGAGCGTGGTTGCTCGCTTGGCTCGCCCCACGCGTGTGCGAGCTACGGCAGCTTGTTGATCGCAGGAGTTGGTGTGAAGGCTGACGTCGAGCGCGGCCTCGCGATGTACCAAAAGCTGTGTGACAACGGGCAGAGCTACTACTGCCATCAGCTCGGCTCGATGTACGCCACCGACCGCAAGGCGCTGGCGGACATGCGCCTTCCGGCGCCGAAGGAGGTCAAGCGGGATATTCCGAAGGGCGTTCGCGTCTGGGAGCAAGGCTGCTCCCTCGGGAGCCTGTGGTCCTGCACCCTGGCCGCTGACCACTACCGCGACGCTGACGGCGTGAAGAAAGACCTCACCCGCGCCAAACAGCTCTACGAGCGCGCGTGTGACGGGGACAAGGGGGTGCAGCGTGACGCATGCACCGCTCTTGGCACGCTCTACGAGAAGGGGGTCGGCGGGCCCAAGGACTTGAGCAAGGCCGCGGACTACTACGAAAAGGGGTGTCCTGGTGAGCAGTGCCAGCGCCTGGCGAGCAATCTTGCCGCGGGGAAAGAAGGCTTCGCCAAGGATGAGGCGCGAGCGCTGAAGCTGTATGAGGCGGCGTGTCGCAAGGGCGCCTGGGGTGGTCGTGAGGCGCCGATGTGCTTTGACTACGGCGCCTACCTGGAGAAAGCCGACAAGCAGAAGGCGAAGGACCTCTATCTGGATCACTGCCTGCGCATGGGTACGGCGTGGGTCGGGGGCAAGAAGGTCAGCGCCGCCGAGACGCGCGGCGGCCACGCGGTGCTTGCTCAGTCCTGTGAGCGCCTGTCCAAGCTCGATCCCGCGAACTTCACCAGCGTGCTCAAGCAGGGATGCATGGACACTGGCGTGTTGTGCAAGGAGCTCGAGAAGCGCGACAAGAAGGTGGCCCTCGAGGCCTACAAAGAGAAGTGCGAGTCGAAGAAGCTCAACTGCAAAGATGTTGAGCGCTTGAAGTAG